From the genome of Mycteria americana isolate JAX WOST 10 ecotype Jacksonville Zoo and Gardens chromosome 12, USCA_MyAme_1.0, whole genome shotgun sequence, one region includes:
- the TMC5 gene encoding transmembrane channel-like protein 5 isoform X1, with the protein MSYYNEAFENPDYHFSETLEIDRGRSSQKNLFSHQSPYDSSLHGSSGEYSGRGQNYPLAIPMASMRHDSEYSEGLPRVNVLSESPYGNSVAVNLSFEPEPELPYSPPSTFHLMDGPYTHRMSDVSEDSFIRRRNRIPPDEIFMTTSSLFETDAVCKEEEKLVGNLASMSTSERIKAIQKMPETMKKKREIRNKVLKEITKKSRHRTTQHSCCTQCLQGIVVSFRRFGNSLSEHLHLLQLWHKTLKIIGAKFGTSVLSYFIFLKWLLAFNIFSFLINFSFITIPQFVAAEPNNLSFMGLELFTGSGYFQQTVLYYGFYTNATISKIENGPTYNMQLAYIFTVGIYFVICFLILLFSMAKSFCRNFINPQAYSGNASKLLCTWDFNITNEKAVKLKQKNLSTQIKEDLTEVNREVLDFSVTERVVRIVIHLVSWVASLGTAVAACAGVYFLSINNLKLFVKEHKNDLESQAAMLVLPIVASLLNTFVPFFYSWLGHLERFQTPGQQIYVTITRNVILKISIVGILCYYWLNIVAASESQCWETLVGQDIYRLVLVDFIFCLLGSFFGEFLRRIIGTTVCVSLGPPEFDIGRNVLDLIYAQTLTWIGILFSPLLPGIQMISFSIVFYVKKVSLMMNCHPPRKVWRTAQMTTSFMFLLFFPSFLGVLSVIGVTVWRLKPSEECGPFRGLSSMYAAVSEWIKILDNYSASKWVVWIYHNLITSELFFFILSVFVLIITYIYWQIIEGRKTMTKLLHKQIINEGKDKMFLLEKLWALQRAKENPSARRVQGQQRSSSSHQPSRQSAQQVPGYPGRAFDRNQNASHDEIQRHPSPAAVQACPRQWRSLSVLEKQLSGKTKMTTKTFDREQAESIMSVNSLNDVLQKAILL; encoded by the exons ATGTCTTATTACAATGAAGCCTTTGAAAATCCAGACTACCACTTCTCAGAGACACTGGAAATTGATAGAGG GAGGAGTTCTCAAAAGAATCTGTTCTCTCACCAAAGCCCTTATGATTCTTCGCTGCATGGTTCCTCCGGAGAATACAGTGGAAGAGGACAGAACTACCCTCTGGCCATACCAATGGCCTCCATGAGACATGACTCTGAATACAGCGAAGGTTTACCAAGAGTTAATGTCCTAAGCGAAAGTCCATATGGAAATTCCGTGG CGGTTAATCTTTCCTTTGAGCCTGAGCCAGAACTGCCATACAGCCCACCTTCTACCTTCCATCTGATGGATGGCCCCTATACCCACAGAATGTCCGATGTATCAGAAG ATAGCTTTATTCGGAGACGCAACAGAATACCACCTGACGAGATCTTCATGACTACTTCCAGCCTGTTTGAAACAGATGCAGTGTGCAAAGAAG AGGAAAAGTTAGTTGGAAATCTTGCAAGTATGTCCACCAGTGAAAGAATTAAAGCAATCCAGAAGATGCCAGAGaccatgaaaaaaaagagagagatcag GAATAAAGTTcttaaagaaataacaaaaaaatcaaggcacCGCACTACTCAACATTCCTGCTGTACGCAGTGTCTGCAGGGAATAGTAGTG TCATTTCGGCGATTTGGAAATAGCTTGTCAGAACACTTGCACCTACTGCAGTTATGGCACAAGACTCTGAAGATCATTGGTGCCAAGTTTGGAACAAgtgttctttcttattttattttcttgaagtgGCTGCTAGCTTTCAACATCTTCTCATTCCTCATAAACTTCAGTTTCATCACAATCCCTCAGTTTGTTGCAGCAGAACCAAATAACCTTTCATTCATGGGTCTGGAGCTGTTCACTGGGTCT GGTTATTTTCAACAAACAGTACTCTACTATGGCTTTTACACCAATGCTACAATCAGTAAAATAGAGAATGGGCCGACTTACAACATGCAGCTGGCCTATATTTTCACCGTTGGAATATATTTTGTCATCTGTTTTCTTATCTTGTTGTTCAG CATGGCAAAATCCTTCTGCAGGAACTTCATTAACCCTCAGGCATACTCTGGAAATGCTAGCAAACTTCTCTGCACTTGGGACTTCAATATAACTAATGAAAAAGCTGTGAAGCTGAAACAAAAGAATCTCAGCACACAAATAAAG GAAGACCTCACTGAAGTAAACAGAGAAGTTCTAGATTTTTCTGTAACAGAGAGAGTTGTTCGTATTGTTATTCATCTTGTTTCTTGGGTTGCTTCCCTGGGAACAGCAGTAGCTGCTTGTGCTGGTGTTTACTTCCTCTCCATTAATAACCTAAAG CTGTTTGTGAAAGAGCATAAAAATGACCTAGAGAGCCAAGCTGCCATGTTGGTGCTACCTATCGTTGCATCTCTCCTCAACACATTCGTCCCGTTCTTCTACTCGTGGCTTGGACACCTGGAGAGATTTCAGACTCCTGGACAGCAGATATATGTCACTATTACAAG AAATGTCATCCTGAAGATATCAATTGTTGGAATACTGTGCTACTACTGGCTTAACATTGTGGCTGCATCAGAGTCACAG TGCTGGGAAACCCTGGTTGGCCAAGATATCTATCGTCTTGTTCTAGTTGACttcatattttgtttgcttggctCTTTCTTTGGAGAGTTTTTACGAAG aaTTATTGGAACTACAGTCTGTGTGAGCCTGGGGCCGCCAGAATTTGATATCGGACGAAATGTTTTAGATTTGATCTATGCACAGACTTTGACTTG GATCGGTATCCTCTTCTCACCTCTGCTGCCTGGTATCCAGATGATATCATTTTCTATagtattttatgtgaaaaag GTCAGTCTGATGATGAATTGCCACCCCCCTCGCAAAGTCTGGAGAACTGCTCAAATGACAACATCCTTCATGTTCCTGctgttcttcccttccttccttggAGTCCTGTCTGTCATTGGAGTCACCGTCTGGAG GTTAAAACCTTCAGAAGAATGTGGTCCTTTCAGAGGTTTGTCTTCTATGTATGCTGCAGTCTCTGAGTGGATAAAAATACTGGACAATTACAGTGCCTCAAAATGGGTAGTGTGGATCTACCATAACTTAATTACAAGtgaacttttcttcttcatcctctccGTTTTTGTCCT aattATTACTTATATTTACTGGCAAATAATAGAAGGAAGAAAGACCATGACCAAACTCTTACATAAGCAAATTATTAAT GaaggaaaagataaaatgtttttacttgAAAAACTATGGGCACTGCaaagggcaaaagaaaacccGTCTGCGCGAAGAGTACAAGGCCAGCAG AGAAGCTCTTCTTCACACCAACCATCCAGGCAATCTGCCCAGCAAGTGCCAGGCTACCCAGGAAGGGCATTTGACAGAAATCAAAATGCATCCCACGACGAG ATCCAGAGAcatcccagcccagcagcagtcCAGGCGTGTCCGAGGCAGTGGCGCTCGCTCTCCGTGCTAGAGAAGCAGCTCAGTGGGAAGACGAAGATGACGACAAAGACTTTTGACCGTGAGCAGGCAGAATCAATAATGAGTGTTAACTCATTAAATGATGTTCTGCAGAAAGCAATACTCCTTTGA
- the TMC5 gene encoding transmembrane channel-like protein 5 isoform X4, with the protein MSYYNEAFENPDYHFSETLEIDRGPYDSSLHGSSGEYSGRGQNYPLAIPMASMRHDSEYSEGLPRVNVLSESPYGNSVAVNLSFEPEPELPYSPPSTFHLMDGPYTHRMSDVSEDSFIRRRNRIPPDEIFMTTSSLFETDAVCKEEEKLVGNLASMSTSERIKAIQKMPETMKKKREIRNKVLKEITKKSRHRTTQHSCCTQCLQGIVVSFRRFGNSLSEHLHLLQLWHKTLKIIGAKFGTSVLSYFIFLKWLLAFNIFSFLINFSFITIPQFVAAEPNNLSFMGLELFTGSGYFQQTVLYYGFYTNATISKIENGPTYNMQLAYIFTVGIYFVICFLILLFSMAKSFCRNFINPQAYSGNASKLLCTWDFNITNEKAVKLKQKNLSTQIKEDLTEVNREVLDFSVTERVVRIVIHLVSWVASLGTAVAACAGVYFLSINNLKLFVKEHKNDLESQAAMLVLPIVASLLNTFVPFFYSWLGHLERFQTPGQQIYVTITRNVILKISIVGILCYYWLNIVAASESQCWETLVGQDIYRLVLVDFIFCLLGSFFGEFLRRIIGTTVCVSLGPPEFDIGRNVLDLIYAQTLTWIGILFSPLLPGIQMISFSIVFYVKKVSLMMNCHPPRKVWRTAQMTTSFMFLLFFPSFLGVLSVIGVTVWRLKPSEECGPFRGLSSMYAAVSEWIKILDNYSASKWVVWIYHNLITSELFFFILSVFVLIITYIYWQIIEGRKTMTKLLHKQIINEGKDKMFLLEKLWALQRAKENPSARRVQGQQRSSSSHQPSRQSAQQVPGYPGRAFDRNQNASHDEIQRHPSPAAVQACPRQWRSLSVLEKQLSGKTKMTTKTFDREQAESIMSVNSLNDVLQKAILL; encoded by the exons ATGTCTTATTACAATGAAGCCTTTGAAAATCCAGACTACCACTTCTCAGAGACACTGGAAATTGATAGAGG CCCTTATGATTCTTCGCTGCATGGTTCCTCCGGAGAATACAGTGGAAGAGGACAGAACTACCCTCTGGCCATACCAATGGCCTCCATGAGACATGACTCTGAATACAGCGAAGGTTTACCAAGAGTTAATGTCCTAAGCGAAAGTCCATATGGAAATTCCGTGG CGGTTAATCTTTCCTTTGAGCCTGAGCCAGAACTGCCATACAGCCCACCTTCTACCTTCCATCTGATGGATGGCCCCTATACCCACAGAATGTCCGATGTATCAGAAG ATAGCTTTATTCGGAGACGCAACAGAATACCACCTGACGAGATCTTCATGACTACTTCCAGCCTGTTTGAAACAGATGCAGTGTGCAAAGAAG AGGAAAAGTTAGTTGGAAATCTTGCAAGTATGTCCACCAGTGAAAGAATTAAAGCAATCCAGAAGATGCCAGAGaccatgaaaaaaaagagagagatcag GAATAAAGTTcttaaagaaataacaaaaaaatcaaggcacCGCACTACTCAACATTCCTGCTGTACGCAGTGTCTGCAGGGAATAGTAGTG TCATTTCGGCGATTTGGAAATAGCTTGTCAGAACACTTGCACCTACTGCAGTTATGGCACAAGACTCTGAAGATCATTGGTGCCAAGTTTGGAACAAgtgttctttcttattttattttcttgaagtgGCTGCTAGCTTTCAACATCTTCTCATTCCTCATAAACTTCAGTTTCATCACAATCCCTCAGTTTGTTGCAGCAGAACCAAATAACCTTTCATTCATGGGTCTGGAGCTGTTCACTGGGTCT GGTTATTTTCAACAAACAGTACTCTACTATGGCTTTTACACCAATGCTACAATCAGTAAAATAGAGAATGGGCCGACTTACAACATGCAGCTGGCCTATATTTTCACCGTTGGAATATATTTTGTCATCTGTTTTCTTATCTTGTTGTTCAG CATGGCAAAATCCTTCTGCAGGAACTTCATTAACCCTCAGGCATACTCTGGAAATGCTAGCAAACTTCTCTGCACTTGGGACTTCAATATAACTAATGAAAAAGCTGTGAAGCTGAAACAAAAGAATCTCAGCACACAAATAAAG GAAGACCTCACTGAAGTAAACAGAGAAGTTCTAGATTTTTCTGTAACAGAGAGAGTTGTTCGTATTGTTATTCATCTTGTTTCTTGGGTTGCTTCCCTGGGAACAGCAGTAGCTGCTTGTGCTGGTGTTTACTTCCTCTCCATTAATAACCTAAAG CTGTTTGTGAAAGAGCATAAAAATGACCTAGAGAGCCAAGCTGCCATGTTGGTGCTACCTATCGTTGCATCTCTCCTCAACACATTCGTCCCGTTCTTCTACTCGTGGCTTGGACACCTGGAGAGATTTCAGACTCCTGGACAGCAGATATATGTCACTATTACAAG AAATGTCATCCTGAAGATATCAATTGTTGGAATACTGTGCTACTACTGGCTTAACATTGTGGCTGCATCAGAGTCACAG TGCTGGGAAACCCTGGTTGGCCAAGATATCTATCGTCTTGTTCTAGTTGACttcatattttgtttgcttggctCTTTCTTTGGAGAGTTTTTACGAAG aaTTATTGGAACTACAGTCTGTGTGAGCCTGGGGCCGCCAGAATTTGATATCGGACGAAATGTTTTAGATTTGATCTATGCACAGACTTTGACTTG GATCGGTATCCTCTTCTCACCTCTGCTGCCTGGTATCCAGATGATATCATTTTCTATagtattttatgtgaaaaag GTCAGTCTGATGATGAATTGCCACCCCCCTCGCAAAGTCTGGAGAACTGCTCAAATGACAACATCCTTCATGTTCCTGctgttcttcccttccttccttggAGTCCTGTCTGTCATTGGAGTCACCGTCTGGAG GTTAAAACCTTCAGAAGAATGTGGTCCTTTCAGAGGTTTGTCTTCTATGTATGCTGCAGTCTCTGAGTGGATAAAAATACTGGACAATTACAGTGCCTCAAAATGGGTAGTGTGGATCTACCATAACTTAATTACAAGtgaacttttcttcttcatcctctccGTTTTTGTCCT aattATTACTTATATTTACTGGCAAATAATAGAAGGAAGAAAGACCATGACCAAACTCTTACATAAGCAAATTATTAAT GaaggaaaagataaaatgtttttacttgAAAAACTATGGGCACTGCaaagggcaaaagaaaacccGTCTGCGCGAAGAGTACAAGGCCAGCAG AGAAGCTCTTCTTCACACCAACCATCCAGGCAATCTGCCCAGCAAGTGCCAGGCTACCCAGGAAGGGCATTTGACAGAAATCAAAATGCATCCCACGACGAG ATCCAGAGAcatcccagcccagcagcagtcCAGGCGTGTCCGAGGCAGTGGCGCTCGCTCTCCGTGCTAGAGAAGCAGCTCAGTGGGAAGACGAAGATGACGACAAAGACTTTTGACCGTGAGCAGGCAGAATCAATAATGAGTGTTAACTCATTAAATGATGTTCTGCAGAAAGCAATACTCCTTTGA
- the TMC5 gene encoding transmembrane channel-like protein 5 isoform X5, translated as MKPLKIQTTTSQRHWKLIEAVNLSFEPEPELPYSPPSTFHLMDGPYTHRMSDVSEDSFIRRRNRIPPDEIFMTTSSLFETDAVCKEEEKLVGNLASMSTSERIKAIQKMPETMKKKREIRNKVLKEITKKSRHRTTQHSCCTQCLQGIVVSFRRFGNSLSEHLHLLQLWHKTLKIIGAKFGTSVLSYFIFLKWLLAFNIFSFLINFSFITIPQFVAAEPNNLSFMGLELFTGSGYFQQTVLYYGFYTNATISKIENGPTYNMQLAYIFTVGIYFVICFLILLFSMAKSFCRNFINPQAYSGNASKLLCTWDFNITNEKAVKLKQKNLSTQIKEDLTEVNREVLDFSVTERVVRIVIHLVSWVASLGTAVAACAGVYFLSINNLKLFVKEHKNDLESQAAMLVLPIVASLLNTFVPFFYSWLGHLERFQTPGQQIYVTITRNVILKISIVGILCYYWLNIVAASESQCWETLVGQDIYRLVLVDFIFCLLGSFFGEFLRRIIGTTVCVSLGPPEFDIGRNVLDLIYAQTLTWIGILFSPLLPGIQMISFSIVFYVKKVSLMMNCHPPRKVWRTAQMTTSFMFLLFFPSFLGVLSVIGVTVWRLKPSEECGPFRGLSSMYAAVSEWIKILDNYSASKWVVWIYHNLITSELFFFILSVFVLIITYIYWQIIEGRKTMTKLLHKQIINEGKDKMFLLEKLWALQRAKENPSARRVQGQQRSSSSHQPSRQSAQQVPGYPGRAFDRNQNASHDEIQRHPSPAAVQACPRQWRSLSVLEKQLSGKTKMTTKTFDREQAESIMSVNSLNDVLQKAILL; from the exons ATGAAGCCTTTGAAAATCCAGACTACCACTTCTCAGAGACACTGGAAATTGATAGAGG CGGTTAATCTTTCCTTTGAGCCTGAGCCAGAACTGCCATACAGCCCACCTTCTACCTTCCATCTGATGGATGGCCCCTATACCCACAGAATGTCCGATGTATCAGAAG ATAGCTTTATTCGGAGACGCAACAGAATACCACCTGACGAGATCTTCATGACTACTTCCAGCCTGTTTGAAACAGATGCAGTGTGCAAAGAAG AGGAAAAGTTAGTTGGAAATCTTGCAAGTATGTCCACCAGTGAAAGAATTAAAGCAATCCAGAAGATGCCAGAGaccatgaaaaaaaagagagagatcag GAATAAAGTTcttaaagaaataacaaaaaaatcaaggcacCGCACTACTCAACATTCCTGCTGTACGCAGTGTCTGCAGGGAATAGTAGTG TCATTTCGGCGATTTGGAAATAGCTTGTCAGAACACTTGCACCTACTGCAGTTATGGCACAAGACTCTGAAGATCATTGGTGCCAAGTTTGGAACAAgtgttctttcttattttattttcttgaagtgGCTGCTAGCTTTCAACATCTTCTCATTCCTCATAAACTTCAGTTTCATCACAATCCCTCAGTTTGTTGCAGCAGAACCAAATAACCTTTCATTCATGGGTCTGGAGCTGTTCACTGGGTCT GGTTATTTTCAACAAACAGTACTCTACTATGGCTTTTACACCAATGCTACAATCAGTAAAATAGAGAATGGGCCGACTTACAACATGCAGCTGGCCTATATTTTCACCGTTGGAATATATTTTGTCATCTGTTTTCTTATCTTGTTGTTCAG CATGGCAAAATCCTTCTGCAGGAACTTCATTAACCCTCAGGCATACTCTGGAAATGCTAGCAAACTTCTCTGCACTTGGGACTTCAATATAACTAATGAAAAAGCTGTGAAGCTGAAACAAAAGAATCTCAGCACACAAATAAAG GAAGACCTCACTGAAGTAAACAGAGAAGTTCTAGATTTTTCTGTAACAGAGAGAGTTGTTCGTATTGTTATTCATCTTGTTTCTTGGGTTGCTTCCCTGGGAACAGCAGTAGCTGCTTGTGCTGGTGTTTACTTCCTCTCCATTAATAACCTAAAG CTGTTTGTGAAAGAGCATAAAAATGACCTAGAGAGCCAAGCTGCCATGTTGGTGCTACCTATCGTTGCATCTCTCCTCAACACATTCGTCCCGTTCTTCTACTCGTGGCTTGGACACCTGGAGAGATTTCAGACTCCTGGACAGCAGATATATGTCACTATTACAAG AAATGTCATCCTGAAGATATCAATTGTTGGAATACTGTGCTACTACTGGCTTAACATTGTGGCTGCATCAGAGTCACAG TGCTGGGAAACCCTGGTTGGCCAAGATATCTATCGTCTTGTTCTAGTTGACttcatattttgtttgcttggctCTTTCTTTGGAGAGTTTTTACGAAG aaTTATTGGAACTACAGTCTGTGTGAGCCTGGGGCCGCCAGAATTTGATATCGGACGAAATGTTTTAGATTTGATCTATGCACAGACTTTGACTTG GATCGGTATCCTCTTCTCACCTCTGCTGCCTGGTATCCAGATGATATCATTTTCTATagtattttatgtgaaaaag GTCAGTCTGATGATGAATTGCCACCCCCCTCGCAAAGTCTGGAGAACTGCTCAAATGACAACATCCTTCATGTTCCTGctgttcttcccttccttccttggAGTCCTGTCTGTCATTGGAGTCACCGTCTGGAG GTTAAAACCTTCAGAAGAATGTGGTCCTTTCAGAGGTTTGTCTTCTATGTATGCTGCAGTCTCTGAGTGGATAAAAATACTGGACAATTACAGTGCCTCAAAATGGGTAGTGTGGATCTACCATAACTTAATTACAAGtgaacttttcttcttcatcctctccGTTTTTGTCCT aattATTACTTATATTTACTGGCAAATAATAGAAGGAAGAAAGACCATGACCAAACTCTTACATAAGCAAATTATTAAT GaaggaaaagataaaatgtttttacttgAAAAACTATGGGCACTGCaaagggcaaaagaaaacccGTCTGCGCGAAGAGTACAAGGCCAGCAG AGAAGCTCTTCTTCACACCAACCATCCAGGCAATCTGCCCAGCAAGTGCCAGGCTACCCAGGAAGGGCATTTGACAGAAATCAAAATGCATCCCACGACGAG ATCCAGAGAcatcccagcccagcagcagtcCAGGCGTGTCCGAGGCAGTGGCGCTCGCTCTCCGTGCTAGAGAAGCAGCTCAGTGGGAAGACGAAGATGACGACAAAGACTTTTGACCGTGAGCAGGCAGAATCAATAATGAGTGTTAACTCATTAAATGATGTTCTGCAGAAAGCAATACTCCTTTGA
- the TMC5 gene encoding transmembrane channel-like protein 5 isoform X2, translating to MSYYNEAFENPDYHFSETLEIDRGRSSQKNLFSHQSPYDSSLHGSSGEYSGRGQNYPLAIPMASMRHDSEYSEGLPRVNVLSESPYGNSVAVNLSFEPEPELPYSPPSTFHLMDGPYTHRMSDVSEDSFIRRRNRIPPDEIFMTTSSLFETDAVCKEEEKLVGNLASMSTSERIKAIQKMPETMKKKREIRNKVLKEITKKSRHRTTQHSCCTQCLQGIVVSFRRFGNSLSEHLHLLQLWHKTLKIIGAKFGTSVLSYFIFLKWLLAFNIFSFLINFSFITIPQFVAAEPNNLSFMGLELFTGSGYFQQTVLYYGFYTNATISKIENGPTYNMQLAYIFTVGIYFVICFLILLFSMAKSFCRNFINPQAYSGNASKLLCTWDFNITNEKAVKLKQKNLSTQIKEDLTEVNREVLDFSVTERVVRIVIHLVSWVASLGTAVAACAGVYFLSINNLKLFVKEHKNDLESQAAMLVLPIVASLLNTFVPFFYSWLGHLERFQTPGQQIYVTITRNVILKISIVGILCYYWLNIVAASESQCWETLVGQDIYRLVLVDFIFCLLGSFFGEFLRRIIGTTVCVSLGPPEFDIGRNVLDLIYAQTLTWIGILFSPLLPGIQMISFSIVFYVKKVSLMMNCHPPRKVWRTAQMTTSFMFLLFFPSFLGVLSVIGVTVWRLKPSEECGPFRGLSSMYAAVSEWIKILDNYSASKWVVWIYHNLITSELFFFILSVFVLIITYIYWQIIEGRKTMTKLLHKQIINEGKDKMFLLEKLWALQRAKENPSARRVQGQQRSSSSHQPSRQSAQQVPGYPGRAFDRNQNASHDEYPYSAGILRGSGFPLADPETSQPSSSPGVSEAVALALRAREAAQWEDEDDDKDF from the exons ATGTCTTATTACAATGAAGCCTTTGAAAATCCAGACTACCACTTCTCAGAGACACTGGAAATTGATAGAGG GAGGAGTTCTCAAAAGAATCTGTTCTCTCACCAAAGCCCTTATGATTCTTCGCTGCATGGTTCCTCCGGAGAATACAGTGGAAGAGGACAGAACTACCCTCTGGCCATACCAATGGCCTCCATGAGACATGACTCTGAATACAGCGAAGGTTTACCAAGAGTTAATGTCCTAAGCGAAAGTCCATATGGAAATTCCGTGG CGGTTAATCTTTCCTTTGAGCCTGAGCCAGAACTGCCATACAGCCCACCTTCTACCTTCCATCTGATGGATGGCCCCTATACCCACAGAATGTCCGATGTATCAGAAG ATAGCTTTATTCGGAGACGCAACAGAATACCACCTGACGAGATCTTCATGACTACTTCCAGCCTGTTTGAAACAGATGCAGTGTGCAAAGAAG AGGAAAAGTTAGTTGGAAATCTTGCAAGTATGTCCACCAGTGAAAGAATTAAAGCAATCCAGAAGATGCCAGAGaccatgaaaaaaaagagagagatcag GAATAAAGTTcttaaagaaataacaaaaaaatcaaggcacCGCACTACTCAACATTCCTGCTGTACGCAGTGTCTGCAGGGAATAGTAGTG TCATTTCGGCGATTTGGAAATAGCTTGTCAGAACACTTGCACCTACTGCAGTTATGGCACAAGACTCTGAAGATCATTGGTGCCAAGTTTGGAACAAgtgttctttcttattttattttcttgaagtgGCTGCTAGCTTTCAACATCTTCTCATTCCTCATAAACTTCAGTTTCATCACAATCCCTCAGTTTGTTGCAGCAGAACCAAATAACCTTTCATTCATGGGTCTGGAGCTGTTCACTGGGTCT GGTTATTTTCAACAAACAGTACTCTACTATGGCTTTTACACCAATGCTACAATCAGTAAAATAGAGAATGGGCCGACTTACAACATGCAGCTGGCCTATATTTTCACCGTTGGAATATATTTTGTCATCTGTTTTCTTATCTTGTTGTTCAG CATGGCAAAATCCTTCTGCAGGAACTTCATTAACCCTCAGGCATACTCTGGAAATGCTAGCAAACTTCTCTGCACTTGGGACTTCAATATAACTAATGAAAAAGCTGTGAAGCTGAAACAAAAGAATCTCAGCACACAAATAAAG GAAGACCTCACTGAAGTAAACAGAGAAGTTCTAGATTTTTCTGTAACAGAGAGAGTTGTTCGTATTGTTATTCATCTTGTTTCTTGGGTTGCTTCCCTGGGAACAGCAGTAGCTGCTTGTGCTGGTGTTTACTTCCTCTCCATTAATAACCTAAAG CTGTTTGTGAAAGAGCATAAAAATGACCTAGAGAGCCAAGCTGCCATGTTGGTGCTACCTATCGTTGCATCTCTCCTCAACACATTCGTCCCGTTCTTCTACTCGTGGCTTGGACACCTGGAGAGATTTCAGACTCCTGGACAGCAGATATATGTCACTATTACAAG AAATGTCATCCTGAAGATATCAATTGTTGGAATACTGTGCTACTACTGGCTTAACATTGTGGCTGCATCAGAGTCACAG TGCTGGGAAACCCTGGTTGGCCAAGATATCTATCGTCTTGTTCTAGTTGACttcatattttgtttgcttggctCTTTCTTTGGAGAGTTTTTACGAAG aaTTATTGGAACTACAGTCTGTGTGAGCCTGGGGCCGCCAGAATTTGATATCGGACGAAATGTTTTAGATTTGATCTATGCACAGACTTTGACTTG GATCGGTATCCTCTTCTCACCTCTGCTGCCTGGTATCCAGATGATATCATTTTCTATagtattttatgtgaaaaag GTCAGTCTGATGATGAATTGCCACCCCCCTCGCAAAGTCTGGAGAACTGCTCAAATGACAACATCCTTCATGTTCCTGctgttcttcccttccttccttggAGTCCTGTCTGTCATTGGAGTCACCGTCTGGAG GTTAAAACCTTCAGAAGAATGTGGTCCTTTCAGAGGTTTGTCTTCTATGTATGCTGCAGTCTCTGAGTGGATAAAAATACTGGACAATTACAGTGCCTCAAAATGGGTAGTGTGGATCTACCATAACTTAATTACAAGtgaacttttcttcttcatcctctccGTTTTTGTCCT aattATTACTTATATTTACTGGCAAATAATAGAAGGAAGAAAGACCATGACCAAACTCTTACATAAGCAAATTATTAAT GaaggaaaagataaaatgtttttacttgAAAAACTATGGGCACTGCaaagggcaaaagaaaacccGTCTGCGCGAAGAGTACAAGGCCAGCAG AGAAGCTCTTCTTCACACCAACCATCCAGGCAATCTGCCCAGCAAGTGCCAGGCTACCCAGGAAGGGCATTTGACAGAAATCAAAATGCATCCCACGACGAG tatccCTATTCTGCTGGGATCCTGAGGGGATCTGGCTTCCCACTAG CAGATCCAGAGAcatcccagcccagcagcagtcCAGGCGTGTCCGAGGCAGTGGCGCTCGCTCTCCGTGCTAGAGAAGCAGCTCAGTGGGAAGACGAAGATGACGACAAAGACTTTTGA